From the Perca flavescens isolate YP-PL-M2 chromosome 21, PFLA_1.0, whole genome shotgun sequence genome, one window contains:
- the tbcc gene encoding tubulin-specific chaperone C: MDVVAEVSQETGFAGESGADKLQERLQKRHQARVEDAERRKEAKESQSVAEEKGEYFYTTFNKERASIEELLSSCSGADRAAVTRTLEEATAKTVQLQKFLNDSMLFLKQYDLRQAQAALQKLQTSLTEIREEALPKKKFGFRARTKATDPVSAPVSATPLPDAGTPADSGSTKVDGAAAPEQCSFSNMDNVSLTKTAEEIQKRDVLLTHLTNCKVRLFGAPSTLHLKHIDSCEILCGPVSSSVFIDHCTNSTLAVPCQQLRTHNTTDTQVYLHVTSRAIIEDCRGVSFAPFSWSYPTLEEDFTVAGLDQDRNNWNQVDDFNWLAAGTPSPNWTVIPEVDRKTNWDP; the protein is encoded by the coding sequence ATGGACGTGGTGGCTGAAGTTAGCCAGGAAACTGGCTTTGCCGGCGAAAGCGGCGCAGACAAGTTACAAGAGCGACTACAGAAGAGGCACCAGGCGAGGGTGGAGGATGCTGAGCGGAGGAAGGAAGCGAAAGAGAGCCAGTCCGTCGCGGAGGAAAAGGGCGAGTACTTCTACACCACTTTCAACAAAGAGCGGGCGTCCATCGAGGAGCTGCTGTCCAGTTGCTCCGGAGCTGACCGGGCTGCGGTGACTCGAACACTGGAGGAGGCGACGGCCAAAACGGTCCAGCTGCAGAAGTTTCTTAATGACAGCATGTTGTTTCTGAAGCAGTACGACCTGAGACAAGCCCAGGCCGCTCTCCAGAAACTCCAAACCTCCCTCACTGAGATCCGAGAGGAGGCCCTGCCCAAGAAGAAGTTTGGCTTTCGAGCTCGCACTAAAGCAACAGATCCAGTCTCTGCACCAGTGTCAGCCACACCTTTACCTGATGCCGGCACACCTGCAGATTCTGGTAGCACTAAGGTGGATGGAGCTGCAGCGCCCGAGCAGTGCAGCTTCTCCAACATGGACAATGTGAGTCTGACAAAGACAGCTGAGGAGATACAGAAACGAGACGTGCTGTTGACTCACCTGACTAACTGCAAGGTCCGTCTGTTTGGTGCCCCCAGCACGCTGCACCTGAAACACATCGATAGCTGTGAGATCCTGTGTGGGCCTGTGTCTAGTTCAGTGTTCATTGATCACTGTACAAACAGTACTCTGGCTGTCCCCTGTCAGCAGCTGCGGACTCACAACACCACGGACACACAGGTGTATCTGCACGTCACCAGCCGAGCCATCATAGAGGACTGTCGTGGAGTGAGCTTCGCCCCGTTCTCCTGGTCTTATCCCACCCTAGAGGAGGACTTTACTGTGGCTGGCTTAGACCAGGACAGAAACAACTGGAACCAGGTGGATGACTTCAACTGGCTCGCTGCAGGAACACCTTCCCCTAACTGGACTGTCATTCCAGAAGTAGACCGGAAAACCAACTGGGACCCCtag
- the prph2a gene encoding peripherin-2a gives MVLMSVKFDLKKRVKLAQTVWFMYWFAVMAGVLVFSMGLFFKIELRKRSELMDNKESHFLPNLLILMGLIACAINAFGGKICYDSLDPNKFVKWKSMLKSFLVSCMVFNGLLFMTALLCFLMRIPLQFTLAEGLKNGMKYYKDTDTPGRCYMKRTLDLMQMEFRCCGNDNYRDWFEIQWVSNRYLDFGAKEVKDRLGSNVDGQYLMDGVPFSCCNPSSPRPCIQNQMTNNTAHYSYDHYTEELNVWKHGCRDAMLSYYGGLMNTIGALVLLVTILEVAVTIGLQYVNSSLSTLANPEDPESESEGWILEKTVKETFTDIMATMKSMGKGTKVEEGGEAAVATVS, from the exons ATGGTTTTGATGTCGGTCAAGTTTGACCTGAAGAAGCGAGTAAAGCTCGCTCAGACGGTCTGGTTCATGTACTGGTTCGCTGTAATGGCCGGCGTGCTGGTCTTCAGCATGGGCCTGTTCTTTAAGATCGAGCTGCGAAAGCGCTCAGAACTTATGGACAACAAAGAGAGCCACTTCTTGCCCAACCTGCTTATATTAATGGGTCTAATAGCCTGCGCTATTAACGCCTTTGGAGGCAAAATCTGCTACGACTCACTAGACCCTAACAAGTTTGTAAAGTGGAAGTCCATGTTGAAGAGCTTCTTGGTGTCATGCATGGTGTTCAACGGCCTACTGTTCATGACGGCCCTGCTGTGTTTCTTGATGAGGATTCCTCTGCAGTTCACCCTGGCTGAGGGGCTGAAGAACGGCATGAAGTACTACAAGGACACGGACACACCGGGACGCTGCTACATGAAGAGGACCCTGGACCTGATGCAGATGGAGTTCCGTTGCTGCGGAAATGACAACTACAGAGATTGGTTTGAGATTCAGTGGGTTAGCAACCGCTACCTGGACTTCGGGGCAAAGGAAGTCAAAGA CCGCCTTGGGAGCAACGTGGACGGCCAGTATCTGATGGATGGGGTCCCGTTCAGCTGCTGTAACCCCAGCTCCCCCAGACCCTGCATCCAGAACCAGATGACCAACAACACTGCCCACTACAGCTACGACCACTACACGGAGGAGCTCAACGTGTGGAAGCATGGCTGCCGGGACGCCATGCTGTCCTACTATGGAGGCCTGATGAATACCATCGGAGCCCTGGTGCTGCTGGTCACTATACTGGAG GTTGCTGTGACCATCGGCCTGCAGTACGTCAACAGCTCCCTGTCCACCCTGGCTAACCCGGAGGACCCGGAGAGTGAGAGCGAGGGCTGGATCCTGGAGAAGACTGTGAAGGAGACGTTCACCGACATCATGGCCACGATGAAGTCCATGGGCAAAGGCACAAAGGTGGAGGAGGGGGGCGAGGCAGCGGTCGCCACAGTCAGCTGA